In Hemitrygon akajei chromosome 9, sHemAka1.3, whole genome shotgun sequence, the following are encoded in one genomic region:
- the rnaseh1 gene encoding ribonuclease H1 translates to MWKLGGLAVALICRMKGRFYYAVRAGRNPGVYETWDECKKQVDRFPNAIFKKFATEDDAWAFVGTVAINSQTALSECGGQRKSADESEQQNCGGLKHLLDLSDDDDDDDDDDNEDEPCSKRFKSTKPFIDSERKFTYVGDAVAVYTDGCCTSNGKKQSRAGIGVYWGPGHSLNLSERLSGRQTNQRAEIVAACRAIEQAKELNIEKLVIFTDSMFTINGITKWIKSWKTNGWKLSSGGSVINKQDFKRLDKLTSGINIEWMHVPGHAGFTGNEAADSLAKDGASKPLC, encoded by the exons ATGTGGAAGTTGGGCGGCTTGGCTGTAGCGCTCATCTGTCGAATGAAGGGTCGGTTTTACTATGCGGTGCGGGCAGGGAGGAACCCCGGGGTGTATGAGACTTG GGATGAATGTAAAAAGCAAGTTGACAGATTTCCTAATGCCATTTTCAAGAAGTTTGCAACAGAAGATGATGCATGGGCTTTTGTAGGAACTGTAGCTATAAATTCACAAACTGCATTATCAG AATGCGGTGGCCAAAGGAAGTCTGCTGATGAGTCTGAACAACAGAACTGTGGTGGGCTTAAACATTTGCTTGATTTGTCtgatgatgacgatgatgatgacGACGACGACAATGAGGATGAGCCATGCAGCAAAAGGTTCAAAAGTACAAAACCATTCATTGACTCAGAACGTAAATTCACATATGTGG GAGATGCTGTTGCGGTTTATACTGATGGCTGCTGTACAAGTAATGGAAAGAAACAATCTCGAGCAGGAATCGGTGTGTACTGGGGTCCTGGTCACTCCCT AAATTTGAGTGAACGACTTTCAGGAAGACAAACCAACCAAAGAGCAGAAATAGTT GCTGCTTGTCGGGCAATTGAACAGGCAAAGGAACTCAATATTGAAAAGCTGGTTATTTTCACTGACAGCATGTTTACAATTAATG GTATTACAAAGTGGATTAAATCCTGGAAGACTAATGGTTGGAAGCTTAGTTCAGGAGGATCTGTAATCAACAAACAGGACTTCAAAAGGCTTGACAAATTGACTTCTGGTATCAATATCGAATGG ATGCATGTGCCAGGTCATGCTGGTTTCACAGGAAATGAAGCAGCAGACAGTCTTGCAAAGGACGGCGCATCTAAACCACTATGCTGA